AGAGGGAAAATagcattcatttttttttataggaaacattattttattaattaaacagTAGTAAGGATTACATCAGTGGACTAGAAGTTCACTATCCTAAGTCAACATAGTAAAGCGATGAAACCATCAATGATACACATAATCCCAATGTCTCATCAAATCAAAAACAGAAACATTATCGAATTCTCTGTTATTTCCAATCCACAAGGCGACGTTAATCTTTATCTTCTCCAAGCAATTATCAATATTTGTGTCTCTTCCTTCAAAGATTCTCTTGTTTCTTTCCAACCAAATCGTCCAGCACAGGCATTGAACCACGACTTTCCAAAAAATTCTTCCTTTTTTCCCGGTTGGTTGTCCCAAATACATGCTGAACAAATCTGTTGTTGATCTAGGTGTCACCCAGACCAACCTCATTTCTTGCAGCGCTCTAATCCACAAAGAATACGTGAAAGGACAGTGAATGAGTAAGTGTTGCTGAGTCTCTAGATCTTTTCTGCATAGAACGCACCAATTTGGGCACAAAGCAATCCCGGGGTACCTTTTTTGAATTGTCTCCGAGCTTGGCAGCTTACCCAAAGAGGCCGACCAAGAAAAGAACTGAATCTTGGTAGGCACAGGTGTCTTCCAAATAGCATCAAAAAGTTGGAATTTTGGGTTTAGATTATTTGAAAAGAAGGACTCGTAGAAAGAGCTGACAGAGAAGATACCCGAAGAATCCCCACTCCACTGAATAACGTCATCCACCCCCTGAACTAATCTTACCGGTTCTAAGACCTCTAAAATACCTTTTAACTCATCAATCTCCTCCTCTCTAATCCCCCGTCTGAAATGAAAATCCCAAGAATGGATGGAGTTAATGTTATCAAATGTTGCAAAAAATGAAATTGGCAAATTGTGAGCAGACGACAGCTGAAATAAACTAGGAAAGCAAACTTTAAAAGAACCTTCACCCACCCAATAGTCTTCCCAAAATCTCACCTTATTCCCTCCTCTCACCTTGactaaaatattcaatttaaaaGTTGGATGTATCCGGGAAATATACTTCCAAGGGCATCTGAAAGTAACACTTCTCGCCAAACCCGCATCTCACCCATTTTCTTGCAATCCATATTTGCTAATAATGATTTTTTTCCATAAAGACCCCTCTTCTTTGAAAAAACGCCACCACCATTTCCCAAGCAAGGCCGAGTTTTTGAATCTAATTTTAGCAACTCCCAGTCCACCTCTTTCCTTTGGTTTACAAACTTGATCCCATGATGCCAAATGTATGTGTGTATCTCCATCCGCTCCATCCCACAGAAAATTCCTTGATATCTTATCTATCGCTTCCTCAACACTTATTGGGACCTTGAATAATGACATGTAATATATCGGAATGGAATTCAAGACCGAAAGTATCAATgtcaaacaaaaaaatatagatAATATAATAACAAACAAGGCATTTAGAAAGAGATATTCATGGTAGATAACTGCACCTTGTAACTTCTGGTAGAATTTCATAGCTATTTTAGAACAAGAGATATTATCGTAATTTTCACATTTGTTGAATTGTAATCTGAATTGTGCAACAAGGGTCCTAAAAGAGAGTTTTAAAGGGTAATTTCCTCTTTCAGATAAGAACATTTAACATACACTCAAATCTAGGTGCTGAAACTTGGGTGACAATTGTTGGACAGCGATTCCCTATGGGGTAGAGAAAATACGAGAGCGAAGAGGacaaaagagttgaaagcaaTATTATTGGCATGCTAGTCACGAATTAAAAACATGGTCTTTTTGGATAAGAAACAAAAGGCTGAACTGGTACACATTAGGGGAATATCCTCGAGCAGTATTAACAAGAGAGCCCGATATCTTACCAACCGATATAAAGTTGGTCAATAGACAACAATAGGGGAAGTGAATCGCTAACTAAGCAAAGTGAAAAGAAGCCAATTTCTCTATTATTGTAAAGATCCAGGGACGAATGATATGCTTATTTTTCTATATCCATGGAATCAAGGGCTATCCTTTGCAGTTTTTCGTTATGTTGTACCTCTTCCCTGCCTTACTTCCTTGACACGAAAATCTTAGCAAAGCATCTCTGCAGTCTGTTATTTAAATCACCAAGGTCAATTGTTTATTACCAACTGAAGTTCACCCTTAGGTAAGGTCAGGTACTTTCACTAAAGTTCCATGCAGGTCTGAAAACTTTGATATCTCACGATGTGGCCCCTGCTACTCCACAAATCTGCAGCTAAAGCATAATTGGGTTCATCCTTTCATCACTCTGGCAATTATCGACCCCCACAAAATTTCTAACATGTTGTTTCCCAAATTTTTATATAGAAGATAACCAATGACAAACAAGTTGAGATATATAATACTGCATTGGAGTAGCCAAGACTGTtatataaataacaaaaatGGAACGGAAATCATAGATAGCATAAAATCTTAGTTACGGTGTTATGCCCATAAAGCATAGTTGTTTGACATATTACAAGATCGGTTAACTTAatggaaaatcataacaaagAAATGTAAAATAGAAAGTAATTTCACGACAATATTATAAGCATTGAGGAGCTAAGAATGTCAGGTTACTTAGAAAATTTGAGAAGGGAAAAAAATGTGATATGCGCAGGGTGGGGGAGCGATTTGAATCGAATGCAAAACTACAATATCATTTCTGACTAATTTTATAAAAGCATTTACCTCTGACAAATGGGAATACAGTCCATTAATGCAACCCTCACCTATAGCACCAAGAGCTAAAACTGCAGCTTCCCTGTCTTTCCAAGCTTCATCACTGCCAGTGGTCAACTTTGTCTGCATAAAAAAATGTGAAAATTACAAAAGCTCGAGAAGTCATCAAaccataattaataaaaaaaaaattataggaaactaaactttattattataatagaTGTGTTACAATAGTAGCGGATGAGTACCACAATTAATAATTGAAAACAATACATTAAAAAGCATACCAAAGTAAAAAACTCGGATACAATCTACCTAACTGAATTGCTTAACGAATATGATCAATTAAATGCacaacattttaattttttacatgAACTGCAGAAATTTGTATTCCCGTAAATATTctctacaaaatattttaaagtagaTCAGTAAATTGTTATGCAATTTCTCCATATTCACTATGAGTGGTGCAATTTAAAGAAAGAttgaagtgtgtgtgtgtgtgtgtgtgtgtttgtgtgcaTCAAAAGGCATACAGCCCTCTAAAATTATGCTTAAATGTGCCATACTCTTTCCTTGTGGATAACTTTTATCCAAAACCATATGATGCAATTTGTTCACAGAGATtagaaaaaaggaaaaagaaaaaggaaatcaGAGCAATGCAGCAAAAATGACAATACAGAGGATTTAACATAGTAATGCATGAGATTACATGCATGCGTGTAATGCGAGTATTTCGTCCCTGGAAATTTTAGTCAGGTCAGAAGTAAAGATAATAGAGTAGAGAAACTAAGGGAAAAACACAGAGCATAAGCTACACTAAATCGCCAAGCAACTTAAACACCTGTATAATGGGCATCAACGTGGGTAAGATATCATCTCCAAAAACATTGGAGAGAAAATCCAGCGCAGCTGCGCTGCACTTTCTTAAATTCCAAACATTCACAATGTCATCATcctgaaattaaaaaaattcatacaACTAATTATAATGTGTTATAGACTTCATTTAAAAAATAGAATTGACAATCATGTGGTCAAGACAAGTTCAAGGTCATCCACTACCATAAAACCAAACCAGATAAATACTCACCACTCCAAAAAATCAACTCAAGTacacaaaaaataaattaaagaaaaaaaccAAAGTTTCTCCCTTGACAATAAGACAAGATAATCAGTTAATACACACCTCATCTTCTGCATCCTCTGATCCATGAAAACGTGACGAATGGAAACGAGGTTTCAGATCCTGGGTTAAATAATAAGTGCAAAAATTGTGATTTGAGTCAGTAGGGAATTTCGGAAGTAACATTAAGAAAAAAATGACAACTAGACCTGATCTCGATCCGGAAGAGATCCATCCTCCTGCAACGAAAATGGTGAAAAAGAAACAACATTAATTTCCATTAAGGTTTGAATCAAGATGAAGTCCAGATATGAAGCAGACTACGAACCTCAGCTTCCAAAAGTGATTCATCATCATCAGCGTAAGCCATGTTTGAAAGCAAAACCTACACAAGTTGTTTAAATTCATTGAAAGATATAAACAAGTAGCATCAGATGTAATGAGAGCCTGATGGGGGACATACTGGAATAAGGCGTGGTAaaaattctctcaagttttcagGGGGCAATTCAGCTTCGCAGTAAGTTGACCTGTCGACCAAAACCAGCTACTTAAGTACAGAACTCAACACTACAGTGTTGAAAAGGCATTACCAAAACAATAACAGACATGGGAGGAAAGGAACTGGTAAAGGACCAAAAGTAAAATAATAATGCAAATGGACATTCAAGTTAAAGCTTGGGCATCTTTCAGAAAGACGGCGGGCTAAATATCTTAAGATCTGCTCAGAACATAATCATTTTTGAAGGATTTGGAACTCTACAACCTACACATTGTAGCTCGAACGGCTAAACGTGTGCATTCAGAGACAGATACAAGTAAAAAAAGAAATTACTTAGAAACCAAAACATCAaatatattatcaaaataaagcgGAACATAAAAAACAAAGTAATCAAGAATAATCCAACTTAATTGCTGTGAGCTTCAAAAAGATGTCAGGTGAAATCACAATTAGCGAGTAGAAAGCAAAAAAATATTGGATCAACTCACAACATGGCATCCCCTACtaaatattaaaacttgatGCATATGCAAATTAAACATGGAAGCATCCcctatttaaatattaaaacttgatGCATATGCAAATTAAACATGGAAATTTACCTCTAGTTACAAACAACAATGAACAAACTAATCCATAAAAGAAACAGCACGATAATGCCAGGCACATAATGAACAGAACAACTATTTTACCAAAATTCACAAGCTTCTAGAGCCACTTCATCATCGGGGTCCTTGTTGACTATCAATATATATTCGATTACATTCCTTAGATGTGGCTGCAGAAGGTTATCTAATTAATACAAGGACAGCAGAAGAAAAGCTTTTGGGATATTACACACCCAAAAATATAACAGATCAAATTTAGTTATGTATTTTAGTATCGGAAAAGATTGAAGGTGACTTTTAAACTGAACATTGTAGAAAAGTGAGCACGACAAGAAGAAATGCACACCTCCAGGACAGCTGAACGAACTTCAACTAGCTGAACAAAAGCAGAACACACCTGTTCCacagaaggaaaaaaaataaacgAACAAACCTGTTAATAGAACATCACAGAGAAAAGGAAAAAAGACACCTACATTATCACAGGCAACTTTCACAAACTAAGCTCTCACAGTCCACCCAAAATAAAAATCACGGACAGCAGGAATATGAAAAAGGGAAGTTAAAGAAGTTCCAAAAGAACTCATGCAATCACAAAAGCTCAACGATCTGTTGATGGATAGACACGTATGTATGACACATTGAACAAGTCTGATCCCATAGATCCATTTACTTTCGGTGGAGCTGTATTTTCATACAGGAATTGTTGCCAAAGGCTTCGTATATTCCTTATGGAGTAAACAAAAGTTCGCACTAATCATTTTTCTCTTAGATGAACATATGGTGATTATAGGATTCCCAGACTGCTTACTGACAAATCAATTCAGTAAGACCAAAGATTCAATGTATAAATTAAATCatcatccaaaaataaaaaagtGTGAGGAAGCGCGAAGCCGGCATGAATAGTTGAGGCGAATGGTAATTTCATACTTCAACACAAATGAAAAGTAAACAATCATTTGATTTTTATCCAATTAACAACTGATAACTGAAAGAATCGCTTACCAACTTCCTAACTTCTGGAGCAGTGTCATTAGAAAGAACAAATAAACCTTGCAAATATTTGTCCATAGACGAATATAGGACCTGTAAATTTCATAAAAAAGTTGTCACATGCAgaaaaaagataaaaactggAAAAGTAACCAATCCAGTTGAACTCACTGTAGGCATTAGCATGATGTACTGATTCACAGAACCCAAGGAAAGCTTCCTCAATGTAGTGTTCGGGGATTGGAAAAGCTGTTTGCACAAAATAATACAAATTAGGATAATGAGCCCATGGGTAAAATATGCCTATTTACTCAATGGGACAAACAGGAAGAGAGAAGCAATGTATAAATAAACTAGTGTGAACCTGGAGGAATCTTGGAAGAAAAACGTCAATGGGTCGTTCAGATAATCCAGGAATATCAGAATCAAGCACATGGGGCGCATCCTCACAAATCTATGTCAAAACACGTCAGTAAAGCATTGGACATTTATATGAATCCTGTCTCCCATATTATTCTCACAGTAAGTAAGAACGACTGTGGCAGAAAGGGTCAAGGACCCGGATGCTATAAAAAAAAGGTACAATGGTTTCATGCTTAAATGTATATTTGATCAAGATAATCACAATGGAGAAATGCCTTCACAATATCAGACATCAACCATATGTGTCCAACAAAGCTATAGAAGTATGTAATGGTAAAATTTAACTCATTCAGATGACCCCTAATAGTGCATGAAGGACTTTTCACATGGTTGGTCTATAAAACAAAAGCCAAAATCTGAGGGAAAGAGATTCAGGAGTGACTTAAATATAAAGACAATACATACCTTAGACAAAGCATCCATAGCACCTTCTATGTGATTGACATCATTACTATCTAAGCACTTCACAAGTGCATGCAGCAATTCAGGCCATCCTGCTACTCCCCCAATCTGAACAAAAGTACTGATGATAGTCCCAGCTGTCGACCTGATTTGCCTATCTGCTGCTCCAATACAAGGTAACAACTCTGACTTCAGGTATTGCTGGTTTGTAGGCGGCATAGTCTTTAATGCGCTTCTAAGGTTATTTTTGAGAAGCAACCCTGCTGCTTGCCTAATTTCAATCGATTTCCCCTGCAATATCATCCACCAGAAAATTAAGACAACATAAAATTCCATTCTGCAGGTCCATGGGCATATATCTAAAATTGAGCATTTTCTTAAGAGTATCTATTCGTCAACAGATTAAGCATCCTTGACCAAACTGTAAAGCTCATATAATTAGTTCTTGATCCCCATATCATAGTTTTTTGAATGCTTCTGTGAACACAGAAACACACCTCTCCTACTATCACCACACCTAGTTAATAATACTAGGCATCCAAATTGCCAACAGAAGatcacaacccaaatcacaAAACATACTCCAGTTTTCATTCACCGGTTAATATGCTCAATTATTACACTTTCATACAATAGGCATTACTTACACAGCTTTCAGTAACGTTAACATGCAGTCCCACCTACCATCTAGTTCCCTCGTTATACATAGAACACGCTAATCCAATCTATAATTGCAGTTAAAATAGCAGAATCTTCTGCTACGCCTCTGCCACCTCCAAAGGGACTGAGGCGTGAAACAAATTACATTCATCACAATAATAGTTGCCCAATTTCATCGTGGCATAGAATACAAAACGTAACTACTCAGAAACGGTGAGCAAAGATCACCAACACAAGTTCAATGTCTAGGTAACTAAAAAGAGACCTCCATGCGCGCTAAAATGAATGCCAGGTAATTGTTGAAATCAGGAAACTGAGAGTACTGCTGGAGTTTTTGGAAAATCTGCGACTTTTCACCGGAAGACGGATACATCTGATGCTCCATAAGTCCACAGATCTCCCGCAGTCCCTCTTCCTGCGGCCGCCAAGTCGATGCTTCGCTGCCGATTGACGCCATTGTGTTCTTTCCTAAGCAAATTCAAGCCCAAATTTGGTAGAAAAAAATTCAATCAGCGATCGAAGAAAAGATTTTGACGGATTTCCGACGCCAATTCAGACAACAAAACGAGGACCGGCGAATGAATTTTGAATACTATGTTTCAAGGAGACGCCAGCTGAGAGCGAAGGGATTTGGGCTTGCCTTAGTGGAGGCGGGATTTGGTGCGAGCAGGTGCAGGAGAGAATATTGTGAACCGCCAATGGGAAATTTTCatcattattaaaaattaactttatttaccattcatatgttaaaattatcaaatccatatatattattaattatcaaatccatatatattattaattttttattatatattattatataaagaaTATGTTAATTATaccttattatttttttaatttccaaatttttattacatcaatatttttttcaaaattttcattacaACTTATTTTCAATATTATCTTTCTCAAATTACACTATGGACGTTTAGTAATttctattaattattattaaattaacataaaaatcaacataaaattaaaatattatctttCTCAAATTACACTATGGACGTTTAGTAATttctattaattattattaaattaacataaaaatcaacataaaattaaatatataataaaattaaaacttaAACTAAtgttttttctcaaaattttcaaatcttatataaattatgattacatgaaaatttataataaatagagGATTTTTCgtattttagaaaataaaatcaCAAAGCAGAATAAGTGTTATATTTTGATTGCTTtgcagggacaattattacaTTCAACAACTTTTCTTTCAATAATTGCACTTCTTGTAATCAATGAGAATTGAACTCACGATCTTGACTTTAATATCAATTGT
This region of Primulina eburnea isolate SZY01 chromosome 14, ASM2296580v1, whole genome shotgun sequence genomic DNA includes:
- the LOC140812891 gene encoding transportin-1-like isoform X2, with translation MASIGSEASTWRPQEEGLREICGLMEHQMYPSSGEKSQIFQKLQQYSQFPDFNNYLAFILARMEGKSIEIRQAAGLLLKNNLRSALKTMPPTNQQYLKSELLPCIGAADRQIRSTAGTIISTFVQIGGVAGWPELLHALVKCLDSNDVNHIEGAMDALSKICEDAPHVLDSDIPGLSERPIDVFLPRFLQLFQSPNTTLRKLSLGSVNQYIMLMPTVLYSSMDKYLQGLFVLSNDTAPEVRKLVCSAFVQLVEVRSAVLEPHLRNVIEYILIVNKDPDDEVALEACEFWSTYCEAELPPENLREFLPRLIPVLLSNMAYADDDESLLEAEEDGSLPDRDQDLKPRFHSSRFHGSEDAEDEDDDIVNVWNLRKCSAAALDFLSNVFGDDILPTLMPIIQTKLTTGSDEAWKDREAAVLALGAIGEGCINGLYSHLSEIISFLIPLLDDKFPLIRSISCWTISRFSKYIVQGTAHQEGHEQFEKILIGLLRRILDDNKRVQEAACSAFATLEEEAAGELVSRLDIILRHLMCAFGKYQRRNLRIVYDAIGTLADAVGGELNQPQYLEILMPPLIAKWQQLSNSDKDLFPLLECFTSIAQALGAGFSHFAQPVFQRCIDIIQTQRLAKVDPVSAGAQYDKEFIVCSLDLLSGLAEGLGAGIESLISQSNLRDMLLQCCVDDAYDIRQSAFALLGDLARVCPVHLHLVYMNFSMFLSIVTFYCN